The following coding sequences lie in one Salvelinus fontinalis isolate EN_2023a chromosome 21, ASM2944872v1, whole genome shotgun sequence genomic window:
- the LOC129818654 gene encoding mothers against decapentaplegic homolog 4 isoform X3 has translation MSITNTPTSNDACLNIVHSLMCHRQGGESETFAKRAIESLVKKLKEKKDELDSLITAITTNGAHPSKCATIQRTLDGRLQVAGRKGFPHVIYARLWRWPDLHKNELKHVKYCQFAFDLKADNVCVNPYHYERVVSPGIDLSGLTLSSSGATSGWLRNGNFSPPVPHHQNGHLQHHQPMPNTPHYWLSHNKIAFQPPISNHPAPDYWCSIAYFEMDVQAGETFKVPASCSTVTVDGYVDPSGGDRFCLGQLCNVHRTEAIERARLHIGKGVQLECKGEGDVWVHCLSDHAVFVQSYYLDREAGRAPGDAVHKIYPSAYIKVFDLRQCHRQMQQQAATAQAAAAAQAAAVAGNIPGPGSVGGIAPAISLSAAAGIGVDDLRRLCILRMSFVKGWGPDYPRQSIKETPCWIEIHLHRALQLLDEVLHTMPIADPQPLD, from the exons ATGTCGATCACAAACACCCCCACAAGCAATGACGCTTGTCTGAACATCGTGCACAGCCTGATGTGCcacagacagggtggagagagcgAGACCTTCGCCAAGCGAGCCATTGAGAGCCTTGTTAAGAAACTGAAGGAGAAGAAAGATGAGCTAGATTCTTTAATCACAGCCATCACCACCAACGGAGCTCACCCCAGCAAGTGTGCCACCATACAGCGCACCCTGGATGGACGCCTGCAG GTTGCGGGGCGTAAAGGCTTCCCCCATGTGATCTATGCAAGACTGTGGCGGTGGCCTGACCTGCACAAAAATGAACTGAAGCATGTGAAATACTGCCAGTTTGCTTTTGACCTCAAAGCTGACAACGTGTGTGTTAACCCGTACCACTATGAGAGAGTGGTATCACCAGGGATTG ACCTTTCAGGACTGACTCTTTCAAGCTCAG GTGCCACCTCAGGCTGGCTGAGAAATGGGAACTTCTCCCCCCCAGTGCCTCATCACCAGAATGGGCACTTGCAGCACCACCAACCCATGCCCAACACCCCACACTACT GGCTCTCGCACAATAAGATTGCATTCCAGCCCCCCATCTCCAATCACCCTG CCCCTGACTACTGGTGTTCCATTGCCTACTTTGAAATGGATGTTCAGGCTGGGGAGACGTTCAAGGTTCCGGCCAGCTGCTCCACGGTGACTGTGGACGGGTATGTGGATCCCTCAGGAGGGGACCGCTTCTGCCTGGGTCAGCTCTGCAATGTCCACAGGACAGAGGCAATCGAGAGAGCCAg ACTTCACATTGGTAAAGGGGTGCAGCTGGAGTGTAAAGGGGAAGGGGACGTGTGGGTGCATTGCCTTAGCGATCATGCAGTGTTTGTGCAGAGTTATTACTTGGACAGGGAGGCAGGACGTGCCCCTGGAGATGCAGTGCACAAGATCTACCCCAGCGCCTACATCAAG GTGTTTGACCTGCGCCAGTGCCACAGGCAGATGCAGCAGCAGGCTGCCACAGCACAGGCGGCAGCCGCAGCACAGGCAGCAGCAGTGGCTGGAAACATCCCCGGGCCTGGCTCTGTAGGAGGCATCGCCCCCGCCATCA GTTTGTCTGCAGCGGCAGGTATAGGAGTGGACGACCTGCGCAGGCTGTGTATCCTGAGGATGAGCTTTGTGAAGGGCTGGGGGCCTGACTACCCCCGGCAGAGCATCAAAGAGACTCCGTGCTGGATTGAGATTCATCTCCACCGGGCCCTGCAGCTACTGGATGAGGTGCTGCATACCATGCCCATCGCTGACCCCCAGCCCCTGGACTGA
- the LOC129818654 gene encoding mothers against decapentaplegic homolog 4 isoform X2 — MSITNTPTSNDACLNIVHSLMCHRQGGESETFAKRAIESLVKKLKEKKDELDSLITAITTNGAHPSKCATIQRTLDGRLQVAGRKGFPHVIYARLWRWPDLHKNELKHVKYCQFAFDLKADNVCVNPYHYERVVSPGIDLSGLTLSSSGTLMVKDEYEFENQPSHSGADGHHQTIQHQLSRPGGPQDLFSSPALLPPPEGSSSASTSAFSSLAAGASSATSGWLRNGNFSPPVPHHQNGHLQHHQPMPNTPHYWLSHNKIAFQPPISNHPAPDYWCSIAYFEMDVQAGETFKVPASCSTVTVDGYVDPSGGDRFCLGQLCNVHRTEAIERARLHIGKGVQLECKGEGDVWVHCLSDHAVFVQSYYLDREAGRAPGDAVHKIYPSAYIKVFDLRQCHRQMQQQAATAQAAAAAQAAAVAGNIPGPGSVGGIAPAISLSAAAGIGVDDLRRLCILRMSFVKGWGPDYPRQSIKETPCWIEIHLHRALQLLDEVLHTMPIADPQPLD; from the exons ATGTCGATCACAAACACCCCCACAAGCAATGACGCTTGTCTGAACATCGTGCACAGCCTGATGTGCcacagacagggtggagagagcgAGACCTTCGCCAAGCGAGCCATTGAGAGCCTTGTTAAGAAACTGAAGGAGAAGAAAGATGAGCTAGATTCTTTAATCACAGCCATCACCACCAACGGAGCTCACCCCAGCAAGTGTGCCACCATACAGCGCACCCTGGATGGACGCCTGCAG GTTGCGGGGCGTAAAGGCTTCCCCCATGTGATCTATGCAAGACTGTGGCGGTGGCCTGACCTGCACAAAAATGAACTGAAGCATGTGAAATACTGCCAGTTTGCTTTTGACCTCAAAGCTGACAACGTGTGTGTTAACCCGTACCACTATGAGAGAGTGGTATCACCAGGGATTG ACCTTTCAGGACTGACTCTTTCAAGCTCAG GCACACTCATGGTCAAAGATGAGTATGAATTTGAGAACCAGCCATCTCACTCTGGCGCGGACGGCCACCATCAGACCATCCAGCACCAACTCTCCAGACCAGGGGGTCCTCAGGATTTGTTCAGCAGCCCAGCCCTGCTCCCTCCCCCCGAGGGCAGCAGCTCAGCCTCCACCTCTGCCTTCTCCAGCCTCGCTGCTGGAGCTTCAA GTGCCACCTCAGGCTGGCTGAGAAATGGGAACTTCTCCCCCCCAGTGCCTCATCACCAGAATGGGCACTTGCAGCACCACCAACCCATGCCCAACACCCCACACTACT GGCTCTCGCACAATAAGATTGCATTCCAGCCCCCCATCTCCAATCACCCTG CCCCTGACTACTGGTGTTCCATTGCCTACTTTGAAATGGATGTTCAGGCTGGGGAGACGTTCAAGGTTCCGGCCAGCTGCTCCACGGTGACTGTGGACGGGTATGTGGATCCCTCAGGAGGGGACCGCTTCTGCCTGGGTCAGCTCTGCAATGTCCACAGGACAGAGGCAATCGAGAGAGCCAg ACTTCACATTGGTAAAGGGGTGCAGCTGGAGTGTAAAGGGGAAGGGGACGTGTGGGTGCATTGCCTTAGCGATCATGCAGTGTTTGTGCAGAGTTATTACTTGGACAGGGAGGCAGGACGTGCCCCTGGAGATGCAGTGCACAAGATCTACCCCAGCGCCTACATCAAG GTGTTTGACCTGCGCCAGTGCCACAGGCAGATGCAGCAGCAGGCTGCCACAGCACAGGCGGCAGCCGCAGCACAGGCAGCAGCAGTGGCTGGAAACATCCCCGGGCCTGGCTCTGTAGGAGGCATCGCCCCCGCCATCA GTTTGTCTGCAGCGGCAGGTATAGGAGTGGACGACCTGCGCAGGCTGTGTATCCTGAGGATGAGCTTTGTGAAGGGCTGGGGGCCTGACTACCCCCGGCAGAGCATCAAAGAGACTCCGTGCTGGATTGAGATTCATCTCCACCGGGCCCTGCAGCTACTGGATGAGGTGCTGCATACCATGCCCATCGCTGACCCCCAGCCCCTGGACTGA
- the LOC129818654 gene encoding mothers against decapentaplegic homolog 4 isoform X1 — MSITNTPTSNDACLNIVHSLMCHRQGGESETFAKRAIESLVKKLKEKKDELDSLITAITTNGAHPSKCATIQRTLDGRLQVAGRKGFPHVIYARLWRWPDLHKNELKHVKYCQFAFDLKADNVCVNPYHYERVVSPGIDLSGLTLSSSGTLMVKDEYEFENQPSHSGADGHHQTIQHQLSRPGGPQDLFSSPALLPPPEGSSSASTSAFSSLAAGASTQSSSLLSGSHISEGLRQLSSGPGPAQGQSSQQNGYPLAQSATYHHSATSGWLRNGNFSPPVPHHQNGHLQHHQPMPNTPHYWLSHNKIAFQPPISNHPAPDYWCSIAYFEMDVQAGETFKVPASCSTVTVDGYVDPSGGDRFCLGQLCNVHRTEAIERARLHIGKGVQLECKGEGDVWVHCLSDHAVFVQSYYLDREAGRAPGDAVHKIYPSAYIKVFDLRQCHRQMQQQAATAQAAAAAQAAAVAGNIPGPGSVGGIAPAISLSAAAGIGVDDLRRLCILRMSFVKGWGPDYPRQSIKETPCWIEIHLHRALQLLDEVLHTMPIADPQPLD, encoded by the exons ATGTCGATCACAAACACCCCCACAAGCAATGACGCTTGTCTGAACATCGTGCACAGCCTGATGTGCcacagacagggtggagagagcgAGACCTTCGCCAAGCGAGCCATTGAGAGCCTTGTTAAGAAACTGAAGGAGAAGAAAGATGAGCTAGATTCTTTAATCACAGCCATCACCACCAACGGAGCTCACCCCAGCAAGTGTGCCACCATACAGCGCACCCTGGATGGACGCCTGCAG GTTGCGGGGCGTAAAGGCTTCCCCCATGTGATCTATGCAAGACTGTGGCGGTGGCCTGACCTGCACAAAAATGAACTGAAGCATGTGAAATACTGCCAGTTTGCTTTTGACCTCAAAGCTGACAACGTGTGTGTTAACCCGTACCACTATGAGAGAGTGGTATCACCAGGGATTG ACCTTTCAGGACTGACTCTTTCAAGCTCAG GCACACTCATGGTCAAAGATGAGTATGAATTTGAGAACCAGCCATCTCACTCTGGCGCGGACGGCCACCATCAGACCATCCAGCACCAACTCTCCAGACCAGGGGGTCCTCAGGATTTGTTCAGCAGCCCAGCCCTGCTCCCTCCCCCCGAGGGCAGCAGCTCAGCCTCCACCTCTGCCTTCTCCAGCCTCGCTGCTGGAGCTTCAA CCCAATCCAGTAGCCTTCTGTCAGGGAGCCATATCAGTGAAGGTCTGCGGCAGCTATCCTCAGGGCCAGGCCCAGCACAGGGACAGAGCTCACAGCAGAACGGCTATCCCCTGGCACAGAGCGCCACATACCATCACA GTGCCACCTCAGGCTGGCTGAGAAATGGGAACTTCTCCCCCCCAGTGCCTCATCACCAGAATGGGCACTTGCAGCACCACCAACCCATGCCCAACACCCCACACTACT GGCTCTCGCACAATAAGATTGCATTCCAGCCCCCCATCTCCAATCACCCTG CCCCTGACTACTGGTGTTCCATTGCCTACTTTGAAATGGATGTTCAGGCTGGGGAGACGTTCAAGGTTCCGGCCAGCTGCTCCACGGTGACTGTGGACGGGTATGTGGATCCCTCAGGAGGGGACCGCTTCTGCCTGGGTCAGCTCTGCAATGTCCACAGGACAGAGGCAATCGAGAGAGCCAg ACTTCACATTGGTAAAGGGGTGCAGCTGGAGTGTAAAGGGGAAGGGGACGTGTGGGTGCATTGCCTTAGCGATCATGCAGTGTTTGTGCAGAGTTATTACTTGGACAGGGAGGCAGGACGTGCCCCTGGAGATGCAGTGCACAAGATCTACCCCAGCGCCTACATCAAG GTGTTTGACCTGCGCCAGTGCCACAGGCAGATGCAGCAGCAGGCTGCCACAGCACAGGCGGCAGCCGCAGCACAGGCAGCAGCAGTGGCTGGAAACATCCCCGGGCCTGGCTCTGTAGGAGGCATCGCCCCCGCCATCA GTTTGTCTGCAGCGGCAGGTATAGGAGTGGACGACCTGCGCAGGCTGTGTATCCTGAGGATGAGCTTTGTGAAGGGCTGGGGGCCTGACTACCCCCGGCAGAGCATCAAAGAGACTCCGTGCTGGATTGAGATTCATCTCCACCGGGCCCTGCAGCTACTGGATGAGGTGCTGCATACCATGCCCATCGCTGACCCCCAGCCCCTGGACTGA